The following proteins come from a genomic window of Leptolyngbya iicbica LK:
- a CDS encoding glutamate synthase-related protein produces MGNTPLNQHPSTQHPTHSMLQWGPRAIVEERDACGVGFVADQQGRPSFKLVQQALNALGCMEHRGGCCADRDSGDGAGVMTAIPWALLQAWATEQGIETTLAAEKTGVAMVFLPMHEEAAAIARDLFETAAKAEDFTVLGWREVPVKADVLGVLAKQNQPHIEQLLVECNHASGDELERELFRLRRRIFRVLHDWSGDAAIAAALKDTYTCSFSSRTIVYKGMVRSEVLSQFYLDLQNPDYISPFAIYHRRFSTNTMPKWPLAHPMRLVGHNGEINTLVGNINWMRAREADLANPIWKGHIAELLPIVNMDNSDSANLDGVMELLVRSGRSPLEALMIMVPEAYRNQPDLEQYPEITDFYDFHSGLQEPWDGPALIAFGDGKQVAAALDRNGLRPARYIITSDGLIIVSSEAGVVDVPVETIVEKGRLGPGQMIAVDFETHEILKNWDIKQRIAAQQPYGEWLAQYRQSIQPQLFAEDATLESATLLQQQTAFGYTAEDVDMIIQDMAAQGKEPTFCMGDDIPLAVLSTKAHLLYDYFKQRFAQVTNPPIDPLRERLVMSLETQLGKRGNLLEEHAEYARLLKLESPVLNEIELEQVQKSDFPTTTISTLYDVKGGPDGLKQAIAALCDRVDAAVKAGSEIIVLSDRVDADGNPCTLTADMTYIPPLVATGAVHHHLIRAGLRMRASIVVDTAQCWSTHHFACLVGYGASAVCPYLALESVRHWWHDSRTQKLMETGKIERVTLNGAQANYRKAVENGLLKILSKMGISLITSYQGAQIFEAVGIGADLLETAFWGTTSRLGGLTLADLAQETNVFHQKAFPELGGKRLENMGFVKAMPKGEYHMNTPALTKALHKALESKEYDHYEVYKAQLEGRTPTALRDLLDLTSDRTPVPIDEVESAASIMERFCTGGMSLGALSQEAHEVLAIAMNRIGGKSNSGEGGEDPKRFKVLKNVDAEGRSELYPNLKGLRDGDTASSAIKQVASGRFGVTPEYLMHAKQIEIKMAQGAKPGEGGQLPGKKVSPYIAMLRRSKPGVPLISPPPHHDIYSIEDLAQLIFDLHQINPKAGVSVKLVAEIGIGTIAAGVAKANADVIQISGHDGGTGASPLSSIKHAGLPWELGLTEVHKVLMANQLRDRVLLRVDGGLKTGWDVIMGALMGAEEYGFGSIAMIAEGCIMARVCHTNNCPVGVATQKEELRKRFTGIPEHVVNFFYFVAEEVRSLLARLGFRSLNEIIGRTDLLQPRDGVKLTKTDSLTLATLLDLPDVSTDRTWLDHGGVHSNGPVLDDEMLADADIQAAIAHHGTVQKTFKVINTDRTVGARVSGAIAEQYGNSGFEGQLDLTFEGSVGQSFGAFNLPGMTLTLIGEANDYVGKGMHGGEIVIKPFPGVTYDPSENVILGNTCLYGSTGGTLYAQGIAGERFAVRNSLGQAVIEGAGDHCCEYMTGGVVVVLGHVGRNVGAGMTGGLAYFLDEAGNFPTRVNPEIVKVQRVITEAGAAQLKAMITAHAERTGSAKAAKILADWDTYLPKFWQVVPPSEADTPLANPDAVAEDKVLSSV; encoded by the coding sequence ATGGGGAATACACCGTTGAACCAACACCCGTCCACCCAACATCCAACCCACAGCATGCTGCAATGGGGGCCGCGCGCCATTGTCGAGGAGCGTGATGCCTGTGGCGTTGGATTTGTGGCGGATCAGCAAGGTCGCCCCAGTTTTAAGCTGGTGCAGCAGGCCCTGAACGCCCTGGGCTGTATGGAGCATCGGGGTGGGTGTTGTGCCGATCGCGATTCCGGCGACGGGGCGGGGGTGATGACGGCCATTCCCTGGGCGCTGTTGCAAGCCTGGGCCACCGAACAGGGCATTGAAACGACCCTGGCGGCGGAGAAGACCGGGGTGGCGATGGTCTTTTTGCCGATGCATGAGGAAGCCGCCGCGATCGCCCGTGACCTCTTTGAAACAGCCGCTAAAGCGGAAGATTTCACCGTACTGGGATGGCGTGAGGTACCCGTTAAAGCTGACGTGCTAGGCGTGTTGGCCAAGCAAAATCAGCCCCACATTGAGCAGCTGCTAGTCGAGTGCAACCATGCCAGCGGTGATGAACTGGAGCGGGAACTCTTCCGTCTGCGCCGCCGCATTTTCCGCGTCCTGCATGACTGGTCAGGGGATGCCGCGATCGCTGCCGCCCTCAAAGATACCTACACCTGCTCCTTCTCCTCCCGCACGATTGTGTACAAAGGCATGGTGCGATCTGAGGTGCTGAGCCAGTTTTATCTGGATTTACAGAATCCCGACTACATCAGTCCCTTCGCTATTTATCACCGTCGCTTTAGCACCAACACCATGCCGAAGTGGCCCTTGGCGCACCCCATGCGGTTGGTCGGCCACAACGGCGAAATCAATACTCTCGTCGGCAACATTAACTGGATGAGGGCGCGGGAGGCCGACCTGGCCAACCCCATTTGGAAGGGGCACATCGCAGAACTGCTGCCCATCGTGAATATGGACAACAGCGACTCCGCCAACCTGGACGGGGTGATGGAACTGCTGGTGCGATCGGGCCGCAGTCCGTTAGAAGCGCTGATGATCATGGTGCCGGAAGCCTATCGTAATCAGCCAGACCTAGAGCAGTATCCCGAAATTACCGATTTCTACGACTTCCACAGTGGTTTGCAAGAGCCCTGGGATGGTCCGGCCCTGATTGCGTTTGGCGATGGCAAGCAAGTCGCCGCCGCGCTAGACCGCAACGGGTTGCGCCCGGCTCGCTACATCATCACCTCGGACGGGTTAATCATCGTCTCTTCTGAAGCGGGCGTCGTCGATGTGCCCGTCGAGACCATTGTGGAAAAAGGTCGCCTCGGCCCCGGTCAGATGATCGCAGTGGACTTCGAGACCCACGAAATCCTCAAAAACTGGGATATCAAACAGCGCATCGCCGCCCAGCAGCCCTACGGTGAATGGCTGGCCCAGTATCGCCAATCCATTCAGCCCCAGCTCTTTGCGGAAGACGCCACCCTGGAAAGCGCCACCCTCTTGCAGCAGCAAACCGCCTTTGGCTACACCGCCGAAGACGTGGACATGATCATTCAAGACATGGCCGCCCAGGGCAAAGAACCCACCTTCTGCATGGGCGACGACATTCCCCTGGCAGTGCTTTCCACCAAGGCGCACCTGCTGTACGACTATTTCAAGCAGCGGTTTGCCCAGGTAACCAACCCCCCGATCGATCCCCTGCGGGAGCGGTTGGTGATGTCGCTGGAAACGCAACTGGGCAAGCGCGGCAACCTGCTGGAAGAACATGCCGAGTACGCTCGGTTGCTGAAGCTAGAATCTCCGGTGTTGAACGAGATTGAACTGGAGCAGGTGCAGAAGTCGGACTTTCCGACGACGACGATTTCGACGTTGTACGACGTGAAGGGCGGTCCGGATGGTCTGAAGCAGGCGATCGCGGCCCTCTGCGATCGCGTCGATGCCGCTGTCAAAGCCGGAAGCGAAATCATTGTGCTCAGCGATCGCGTGGATGCTGACGGCAATCCCTGCACCCTGACTGCCGACATGACCTACATTCCGCCGCTGGTCGCGACCGGAGCCGTTCACCACCACCTGATCCGCGCCGGCCTGCGGATGCGAGCTTCCATCGTGGTGGACACCGCCCAATGCTGGAGCACCCATCACTTTGCTTGCCTGGTCGGCTATGGCGCGAGTGCCGTGTGTCCTTACCTGGCGCTGGAATCGGTGCGTCACTGGTGGCACGACAGCCGCACCCAAAAGCTGATGGAAACGGGCAAAATCGAGCGCGTGACGCTGAATGGAGCCCAAGCAAATTATCGCAAAGCGGTCGAGAACGGCCTGCTGAAAATTCTCTCCAAGATGGGGATCTCGCTGATCACCAGCTACCAGGGCGCACAGATTTTTGAAGCAGTGGGCATTGGTGCGGATCTGCTGGAAACTGCTTTCTGGGGCACCACCTCTCGCCTGGGTGGCCTGACCCTGGCGGATCTAGCCCAGGAAACTAATGTGTTCCACCAAAAGGCTTTCCCAGAACTCGGCGGCAAGCGCCTGGAAAACATGGGCTTTGTGAAGGCGATGCCCAAGGGCGAGTACCACATGAATACGCCTGCCCTGACCAAAGCGCTGCACAAGGCGCTGGAGTCGAAAGAATACGACCACTACGAGGTCTACAAAGCGCAGCTCGAAGGGCGCACCCCCACGGCCTTGCGGGATCTGCTGGATCTGACCAGCGATCGCACACCTGTTCCCATTGACGAGGTGGAATCCGCTGCCAGCATCATGGAGCGGTTCTGCACCGGGGGCATGTCCCTCGGAGCGCTATCCCAGGAGGCTCACGAAGTGCTGGCGATCGCCATGAACCGTATTGGCGGCAAGTCGAACTCTGGCGAGGGCGGCGAAGATCCGAAGCGCTTCAAAGTGCTGAAGAACGTGGATGCAGAAGGGCGCTCCGAACTGTACCCGAACCTGAAAGGGTTGCGGGACGGGGATACCGCCAGCTCCGCCATCAAGCAGGTGGCGTCGGGTCGCTTTGGCGTGACGCCTGAGTACCTGATGCACGCCAAGCAAATCGAAATCAAGATGGCCCAGGGCGCGAAGCCCGGTGAAGGGGGGCAACTTCCCGGTAAGAAGGTGAGCCCCTACATTGCGATGCTGCGGCGCTCCAAGCCCGGTGTGCCCCTGATTTCGCCACCGCCCCACCACGACATCTATTCCATTGAGGATCTGGCACAGCTAATCTTTGACCTGCACCAGATCAATCCCAAAGCGGGGGTTTCGGTGAAGCTGGTGGCGGAAATCGGCATCGGCACCATTGCTGCGGGAGTTGCCAAAGCCAACGCCGACGTGATTCAAATTTCCGGTCACGATGGCGGCACGGGCGCATCGCCCCTCAGCTCCATCAAGCACGCCGGACTGCCCTGGGAACTGGGTCTCACCGAGGTTCACAAGGTGCTGATGGCGAATCAGCTGCGCGATCGCGTCCTGCTGCGGGTCGACGGTGGCCTGAAGACCGGCTGGGATGTGATCATGGGTGCCCTCATGGGCGCAGAAGAGTACGGCTTCGGCTCCATCGCCATGATCGCCGAGGGCTGCATCATGGCGCGGGTCTGCCACACCAACAACTGCCCCGTCGGCGTCGCCACCCAGAAGGAAGAACTGCGGAAGCGCTTCACCGGCATTCCCGAGCATGTGGTGAACTTCTTCTACTTTGTGGCGGAAGAAGTGCGATCGCTGCTGGCGCGGCTGGGTTTCCGTTCGCTGAACGAGATCATTGGCCGCACCGACCTGCTGCAGCCCCGCGACGGCGTGAAGCTAACCAAGACCGACTCCCTCACCCTGGCTACCCTGCTAGATCTGCCCGACGTGTCCACTGACCGTACCTGGCTCGATCACGGCGGTGTCCACAGCAACGGTCCAGTGCTGGACGACGAGATGCTGGCGGATGCCGACATTCAAGCGGCGATCGCCCATCACGGCACCGTCCAGAAAACCTTCAAGGTGATCAACACCGATCGCACCGTGGGAGCGCGGGTGTCGGGGGCGATCGCCGAGCAGTACGGCAACAGCGGCTTCGAGGGCCAGCTCGACCTGACCTTTGAAGGCAGCGTTGGCCAGAGCTTTGGCGCATTCAACCTGCCCGGCATGACTCTGACCCTAATCGGGGAAGCCAACGACTATGTAGGCAAGGGGATGCACGGTGGCGAAATCGTCATCAAGCCCTTCCCCGGCGTCACTTACGATCCCTCGGAAAATGTGATTCTGGGCAACACCTGTCTGTACGGCTCCACGGGCGGGACGCTGTACGCCCAGGGCATCGCGGGCGAGCGCTTTGCGGTGCGCAACTCCCTCGGTCAAGCGGTCATCGAAGGGGCAGGCGACCACTGCTGTGAGTACATGACCGGTGGTGTCGTGGTCGTCCTCGGTCATGTCGGGCGCAATGTCGGCGCGGGCATGACCGGCGGTCTCGCCTACTTCCTCGATGAGGCGGGCAACTTCCCCACTCGGGTGAATCCGGAAATCGTGAAGGTGCAGCGGGTGATCACCGAGGCCGGAGCGGCGCAGCTCAAGGCGATGATTACGGCCCACGCTGAGCGCACTGGCAGTGCCAAAGCGGCTAAGATTCTGGCGGATTGGGACACCTACTTGCCAAAATTCTGGCAGGTGGTGCCGCCGTCTGAGGCCGACACGCCGCTGGCGAATCCCGACGCCGTCGCTGAAGACAAAGTGCTGAGTTCCGTCTAG
- a CDS encoding tetratricopeptide repeat protein translates to MAVKRNRWLVISVLVVAVGAFLALSVLPFLTAGGDRSSTATSTSNASPEVNDAQAELEARAKGYELVLEREPDNQTAIEGLVDARIQLGDLEGVVEPLEKLAELNPNTPEYRVLLGQTKQSIGDLDGAADEFRTVLDQRPGEMNALQGLTALLLQQERPQAAVGLLQDTLQSAPQINEVTPGAVDVGSVQLLLAQVYVEEGDIDEALRVYDDAIDAAPEDFRPVLAKALVLRDAGREPDAVVLFRQAEELAPAQFKDQVRQLSSNQEATPEGEAIAPDESAAPTEPSEPAAPESEETDDEFID, encoded by the coding sequence GTGGCTGTAAAGCGCAACCGTTGGTTAGTCATCAGTGTCCTAGTGGTGGCCGTGGGGGCTTTTTTGGCCTTATCGGTGTTGCCTTTCTTAACCGCTGGTGGCGATCGCTCCTCTACTGCTACCTCCACGAGCAATGCCTCGCCCGAGGTCAACGATGCCCAAGCCGAACTCGAAGCCCGCGCCAAGGGCTATGAATTGGTGCTGGAACGGGAGCCCGATAACCAAACCGCGATCGAAGGCTTAGTGGATGCCCGCATTCAACTCGGCGATTTAGAGGGCGTGGTGGAGCCGCTGGAAAAATTAGCGGAATTGAACCCCAACACCCCCGAATATCGCGTCTTGCTGGGGCAAACCAAACAGAGCATTGGCGACTTAGATGGCGCAGCGGATGAATTTCGCACGGTGCTCGATCAGCGGCCCGGCGAGATGAATGCCCTCCAGGGTCTCACCGCCCTCTTGTTGCAACAGGAACGTCCCCAGGCCGCCGTCGGGTTGCTGCAAGACACGCTGCAGTCTGCGCCCCAGATTAATGAAGTAACGCCCGGCGCCGTGGATGTCGGGTCAGTCCAACTCTTGCTGGCTCAGGTCTACGTGGAAGAGGGCGACATTGACGAAGCGCTGCGGGTTTATGACGACGCCATTGACGCTGCCCCTGAAGACTTTCGCCCCGTCTTAGCCAAGGCACTGGTCTTGCGCGATGCGGGTCGCGAACCGGACGCCGTGGTGTTATTCCGGCAGGCGGAGGAACTCGCCCCCGCCCAGTTCAAAGATCAGGTGCGGCAACTGTCGAGCAATCAAGAGGCTACGCCCGAAGGTGAGGCGATCGCCCCTGACGAGTCTGCTGCTCCTACCGAACCATCCGAGCCCGCTGCACCGGAGTCAGAGGAAACCGACGACGAGTTTATCGACTAG
- a CDS encoding phosphodiester glycosidase family protein, translating to MSLSLGVAIVVEAASSALSAEQNQAVPKLVPAVAQLPTQAQGTSVTLGNTTVPIPWEQRGDRIGLADLPLMSHLGLDLQNSTTADQQPLVWFSDDADFVSTWFSQGYRYLDLTAWAAQRGWHLVPDGNNLRIQAPTGTVMAGRRGKQTWGDRLVLDVDRPVLWSFDEDATAFTLTIQAQAGAAFDPAALTTGEGNELNSLTVTTSGGQIQIRGTFDSTSRPRVWSLPNPNRIVIDISQTDVVPREIRWAPGVLWKQQYLRVGDRAFPVHQIWLSLSDRTQLMPIWGNPAQLPGITPLKTMAENAQAYVAINAGFFNRNNQLPLGAIRRDGQWISGPILGRGAIAWNAQRQFTLSRLSLAHTLTTQQGQSLTVNHINSGYVQAGIGLYTTAWGRTYTPIVDGELLITVEGNRVTRQTPAGGAGTGTYPIPPQGYLLALRSFNSAAQSLPVGTTVALTPDLRPPNFANFPSAIGGGPVLVQNGQIVANAQAEGFSAAFAAQAAPRSAIGVTPDGNLMLVAIHFSPGGRGPTLREAAEIMRQLGATDALNLDGGNSTSLYLGGTLINRHGSTVGRVHNGLGVFLAAPE from the coding sequence GTGAGCCTGTCTTTGGGCGTGGCTATCGTGGTCGAAGCAGCCTCCAGCGCGCTCTCGGCGGAACAAAATCAAGCCGTGCCCAAACTAGTGCCGGCAGTCGCCCAATTACCGACCCAAGCCCAGGGCACTAGCGTCACCCTGGGCAACACCACCGTCCCCATTCCGTGGGAACAGCGGGGCGATCGCATCGGGTTGGCCGATCTCCCGTTGATGAGTCATTTGGGGCTTGATCTGCAAAACAGCACCACAGCCGATCAGCAGCCCCTGGTCTGGTTTTCGGATGACGCCGACTTCGTCTCCACCTGGTTCAGTCAGGGCTATCGCTATCTCGATTTGACGGCCTGGGCGGCGCAACGCGGCTGGCATCTGGTGCCCGATGGCAACAATTTGCGGATTCAAGCGCCGACTGGCACTGTGATGGCGGGACGGCGCGGCAAACAAACCTGGGGCGATCGCTTGGTGTTGGATGTAGATCGCCCTGTGTTGTGGAGCTTTGACGAAGACGCTACCGCTTTTACGCTGACGATTCAGGCCCAGGCCGGGGCCGCCTTTGATCCCGCTGCGCTGACCACCGGCGAGGGCAATGAACTCAACTCTCTGACCGTGACGACCAGTGGGGGACAAATTCAAATTAGGGGCACCTTTGACAGCACCTCGCGCCCCCGGGTGTGGAGCTTGCCCAATCCCAATCGCATTGTGATTGACATCAGCCAGACCGATGTCGTGCCGCGAGAAATTCGCTGGGCTCCCGGCGTGTTGTGGAAGCAGCAGTATTTGAGGGTGGGCGATCGCGCATTTCCGGTGCACCAAATCTGGCTCAGCCTCAGCGACCGTACCCAATTGATGCCGATTTGGGGCAATCCCGCCCAGCTCCCCGGCATCACCCCGCTCAAAACGATGGCTGAGAATGCTCAAGCTTACGTCGCTATCAATGCGGGATTCTTTAACCGCAACAATCAACTGCCGCTGGGCGCGATTCGCCGCGATGGTCAGTGGATCTCGGGACCCATTTTGGGGCGGGGGGCGATCGCCTGGAATGCCCAGCGTCAATTCACCCTCAGTCGCCTCTCCCTGGCTCACACCCTCACCACCCAGCAAGGCCAATCCCTCACGGTGAACCACATCAACAGTGGCTATGTGCAGGCGGGCATCGGCTTGTATACCACTGCCTGGGGCCGCACCTATACCCCGATTGTGGATGGCGAATTGCTCATTACTGTGGAAGGAAATCGGGTCACCCGGCAAACGCCTGCTGGTGGGGCGGGTACAGGTACTTACCCCATTCCACCGCAGGGCTATTTGCTGGCATTGCGATCGTTTAACTCCGCGGCCCAATCCTTGCCCGTGGGCACCACTGTGGCGCTAACGCCTGATCTGCGACCGCCGAACTTTGCGAATTTTCCCTCGGCGATCGGTGGCGGCCCCGTGTTAGTGCAAAACGGTCAGATTGTCGCCAATGCCCAAGCGGAAGGATTCAGTGCGGCCTTTGCGGCGCAGGCGGCTCCCAGAAGTGCGATCGGCGTCACTCCCGACGGCAACCTCATGCTCGTCGCCATTCATTTCAGTCCGGGGGGACGCGGCCCCACCCTGCGCGAAGCCGCCGAAATCATGCGGCAACTCGGAGCAACGGATGCCCTGAATTTGGATGGCGGCAATTCCACCAGCCTTTACCTTGGCGGCACCCTGATCAATCGCCACGGCAGCACGGTGGGGCGGGTCCATAACGGGCTCGGTGTCTTTCTGGCTGCGCCGGAATAG